The DNA segment GCCGGGCTCTGCAAAGTCGGCTCCGCTCCAGAACATGAGACGTATTCCTGGTTTCTGTTTGCTGTACCCGACGGTGGGGTTGCCGTCCAGAAACCATACGGGATGGGAGTGCCAGATTTTACCTTCTGCCTCCGGCAGGTTGCGATCTATTTCCCTGGATAGCAGGTCACATATGCTTTTATAGCCTGCTTCCTGCTGCTGGTTGTAAGTTTTTATTTCGGAATCCATTGTGTCCTCCTGCTTGTGCGGTACATGAAAGGGTACTGTTTCTACCCTAAGTAACTGGAATTGCCTTTGCAAGCTTCCAGCCAGTCTGGTGACCGGCTGAGTGATTGGAGGGGAGCCGCAGGCTGCCTGGCTTCGGGGTGAGCCGAAGCCAGGCCGGAGCGCCAGCCGGGCGTACACGGTAGCCCGGCGGTGCAGGCGCGCAGCCCCGCAAAGCACGACCTGCCGTCGGTGGGCCGACGGCGGGGCAGCCCGGTTTCGGGATTCAGCCCGGGGCACTGCAGATTTCCTGTGTCCCGGGATAGACGCAGTGCGGGGGTTTTGCTATGCTGGGGTATGCTTTTGTATGAATTGAACCCTGCAGCCACGATGATGCTCATCGCAGCCGCGGCGGCGGCCGGTATGGAACGGTCCGCTGCTGGTGGTCGGGGTTTGGTTCGGGGATAGCCCCGGAGGCATATACTACGACGATTCAAGCCGCGG comes from the Spirochaeta africana DSM 8902 genome and includes:
- a CDS encoding DUF1801 domain-containing protein, giving the protein MDSEIKTYNQQQEAGYKSICDLLSREIDRNLPEAEGKIWHSHPVWFLDGNPTVGYSKQKPGIRLMFWSGADFAEPGLNVIGKKFKDASIFYTDAAEVNTADLHRWLEKARDIQWDYKNLVKRKGRLERLK